The following are encoded together in the Kwoniella europaea PYCC6329 chromosome 1, complete sequence genome:
- a CDS encoding iron-sulfur clusters transporter ATM1, mitochondrial, whose product MSFGSCSRYALPRSPLPLPWSTAGPSKYTTTSCFSFQARRSIHHSATSKSPKSRIGSSLPCTSCRSANLIQLAPFSTSTRRSVPPPSSTTTPTSTSTKSTTAINTDATPKDLSHSVQDKTDWRIIVKLAENIWPKNNPKVKIRVIGALGLLVAGKILNVQVPFFFKTIVDSLNVPITESSTVWVLAGASIAGYGAARILTTAFGELRNAVFASVSQSAIRKVARETFEHLLNMDMRFHLERQTGGLTRAIDRGTKGISFILSSIVFHVIPTALEISMVCGILSWKFGWDFAAVTAITMGLYTWFTVKTTAWRTRFRKEANAADNKGATVAVDSLINYEAVKAFNNERFEVAQYDKTLKTYESASVKIATSLALLNSGQNFIFSSALTMMMLLAAQGVVKGTMTVGDLVMVNQLVFQLSLPLNFLGTVYRELRQSLIDMEVMFNLQSLDSGIKDKPNTKPLALKGGEIRFENVNFGYHPERPIFKDLTFTIPSGHKVAIVGPSGCGKSTVFRLLFRFYDSQSGRILIDGQDIKDVSLDSLRKSIGVVPQDTPLFHNDILHNIRYGNLEATDEQVYEAARKAHVEETIQRLPDKYATKVGERGLMISGGEKQRLAVARLLLKDPPILFFDEATSALDVYTETELMKNINNTLLGGGKTSVFIAHRLRTISDADLIIVLQDGKVAEQGSHEQLMTIDGGVYQRLWLAQLTESIQSKDEEGEKEELEAVGSKQKQ is encoded by the exons ATGAGCTTCGGCTCCTGCAGTCGATATGCCCTGCCCCGATCACCGCTACCGCTGCCTTGGAGCACAGCTGGTCCATCAAAGTATACGACGACGTCATGCTTTTCTTTCCaagcaagaagatcaattcaCCACTCAGCAACGAGCAAGAGTCCAAAATCACGCATAGGATCGTCGCTACCTTGTACAAGCTGTCGATCTGCGAACCTAATCCAGCTAGCGCCGTTCTCGACGTCCACTCGAAGATCAGTACCACCTCCCTCTTCAACGACCACACCTACATCGACctccaccaaatccaccacGGCAATCAACACCGATGCAACGCCAAAGGATCTGTCGCATTCCGTCCAGGATAAGACAGACTGGCGGATCATCGTGAAACTAGCTGAAAATATATGGCCGAAGAACAATCCGAAAGTCAAGATACGGGTGATAGGAGCTTTGGGTTTGTTGGTAGCAGGTAAAATATTGAATGTCCAGgtaccattcttcttcaagacGATTGTGGATAGCTTGAATGTACCTATAACGGAAAGTAGTACGGTATGGGTTCTGGCAGGTGCTTCAATTGCTGGAT ATGGTGCTGCAAGGATATTGACCACTGCTTTTGGTGAATTGCGAAATGCCGTTTTCGCTTCGGTATCACAAAGTGCTATAAGGAAAGTAGCGAGGGAGACCTTCGAGCATCTtttgaatatggatatgaggTTTCATTTGGAAAGGCAGACGGGTGGTCTGACTAGAGCTATAGATAGAGGTACCAA AGGtatatccttcatcctctcttcaatCGTATTCCACGTTATCCCTACCGCTCTGGAAATATCGATGGTGTGCGGTATCCTGTCCTGGAAGTTCGGCTGGGACTTTGCAGCAGTCACAGCGATTACTATGGGTCTATACACTTGGTTCACGGTAAAGACGACAGCTTGGAGAACTCGATTTAGGAAAGAGGCAAATGCGGCCGATAACAAAGGTGCGACCGTTGCCGTGGATAGTCTGATCAACTATGAAGctgtcaaa GCTTTTAACAACGAACGATTCGAAGTCGCACAATATGACAAAACGTTGAAGACTTACGAATCCGCCTCGGTCAAAATCGCAACTTCCTTAGCTTTGTTGAATTCAGGACAgaatttcatcttctcaagtGCCTTGACTATGATGATGTTACTTGCTGCTCAAGGAGTAGTCAAGG GCACAATGACGGTCGGCGATCTAGTCATGGTCAATCAATTGGTTTTCCAGCTCTCCTTGCCCCTAAACTTCTTGGGAACGGTATACAGAGAATTAAGACAGAGTCTGATAGATATGGAAGTCATGTTCAATCTGCAGAGTTTGGATTCAGGtatcaag GACAAACCCAATACCAAACCCCTTGCTCTTAAAGGCGGTGAAATCCGATTCGAAAATGTTAATTTCGGATATCATCCCGAACGACCCATCTTCAAAGATTTGACATTCACCATCCCCTCAGGACATAAGGTGGCCATCGTCGGTCCCAGTGGATGTGGGAAATCGACAGTGTTCAGGTTACTTTTCAGATTTTACGATTCTCAAAGTGGCAGAATCCTGATAGATGGAcaggatatcaaagatgtCTCATTGGATTCATTAAGAAAATCAATCGGAGTAGTCCCTCAAGATACACCTCTTTTCCATAATGATATCTTACATAATATCCGATATGGTAATTTAGAAGCGACAGACGAACAAGTATACGAAGCCGCTAGGAAAGCCCATGTGGAAGAGACGATCCAACGTCTACCTGATAAGTACGCTACGAAGGTCGGTGAGagaggattgatgatttcggGAGGAGAAAAACAGAGATTGGCAGTTGCGAGATTGTTATTGAAAGATCCACCGATATTGTTCTTCGATGAGGCGACCAGTGCACTTGATGTGTATACGGAGACcgagttgatgaagaatatAAATAATACGTTGTTGGGTGGAGGAAAGACTAGTGTGTTCATTGCTCATAG ACTCCGAACGATATCAGACGCAGATCTCATTATAGTTTTACAAGATGGTAAAGTTGCCGAACAGGGTTCTCACGAGCAATTGATGACTATCGACGGAGGTGTGTATCAGAGATTATGGTTAGCCCAATTGACGGAGAGTATACAGAGTAAAgacgaagagggagaaaaggaagaattGGAAGCTGTTGGTAGTAAGCAGAAACAATAG